The sequence GAAGCTGCACACAACATGCTCACCTGTTAAGGATGATAATATCTTACATTGTATTCCACAAACAATCACAGAGGCTGACAACGATGAACTTATTCGCATGCCAGATGGAGATGAAATCTTCAAAGCTTTAAAGGGAATGAAATCTTGGAAAGCCCCTGGTCCAGATGGCTTTCCACCAGGGTTTTTCAAGTCGCATTGGGATATTGTGGGAAGGGATGTCATACATATGGTGCAACAATTCTTCCGTACTGGTTATTTGTTGAAGAGTTTGAATACCACAAACATCTCCTTAAAACAAAAAATAAGCAATTTCCTTCAGATTTACGGCCAATTGCCCTATGCAacacatcatacaagataatatcTAAGATTATGTCATCGCGTATGAAAAGATTTATGGGAAAAATAATCTCACCGCTTCAAGCAGCGTATGTGCAAGGCAGACAGATCTCAGACAACATCCTCTTAGCCCAAGAGATAGTGCATGCTATGAAGGATAAGCGTGAAGAAGCAAACTATTTTGCACtaaaacttgatatgtctaaagcGTTCAATAGAATTGAATGGTCTTTTCTACAGATGTCATGCTCCAGATGGGTTTTTCTTCTCAGTGGTGTAATCTCATCATGCAGTGTATCTCTACTACAAATATTTCGATACTTCTTAATGGGTCACCATGTGCTGCATACAATCCTACAAGGGGAGTTAGACAAGGTGATCCCCTATCACCTTATTTATAATAACAATGGAAGCGTTCTCTAGACAACTTTTCCATGCAGAACAACAACAGCTTATAGAAGGCATCAAAATAGCTCCCTATGCTCCTTCTGTTTCACACTTATTCTTCGCGGATGACTGTTTGTTATTCATGAAAGCTTACCTTAATAATGTGAACAAAGTGTTGAAGATTATTGAAGATTTTGGAGCGGCATCTGGACAATTGGTGAATTTCAATAAGTCTAGTGTGcatttcaacatacatgtacctCAAAGATTTTGTAGGCTGCTTACAAGGAGATTGAAGGTACCGAGAATGCAAATGGATGAAAGATATTTGGGTATTGCTCTTATTACCggtaagaagaagaaagagagcttTTCACAATTGACTGGCAGAGTTACTAGTAGACTAAATTCTTGGGATAGTAAAACCATGTCTCAGTGTGGGAAATCATTAATGATCAAACATGTTACTAACACGATTCCAGCTTATTCAATGAGTTGTTTTCAAATTCCAGTGGATATCCTCAACAAGATTGAAGCAGCTCAGAGGAAATTTTGGTGGGGTTTTGAAGAAAAGAGAGGTACTTATGTTACCTCTTGGAAGCTCTTAGAGCGACATAAGAACTGTGGAGGGTTAGGTTTTAGAAATCTAAAAATTCTAATCAAGCCTTATTGGTTCGGGACGCTTGGAGAAGTTGCACGAATACTGATGAACATAAGCCTTATTGGTTCGGGACGCTTGGAGAAGTTGCACGAATACTGATGAACATTGGGGAAAGGCTATTCAAGACAAATACTTCCCGCACACCAGTCTACTTCATGCTACAATCAAATCGAATTGCTCATGGGCGTGGAATGGAATTCAAAAGCAGATTGCTTTTATTAAACAACACAGTCAGTGGCGATTAGGCAAAGgcaccaaaatcaaaatttggttGGATGTTTGGATTTCAGGCTTAAATGAACCACCAATACCAAAAGCTGGTGTAGAAGATAGTGAATCCTATATTTGGGTTAGTGATCTTCTGTTTCAGAATACCAGGCAGTGAAATCAGGATCTCATTCGTTATCTCTTCGATGCTCAAACAGCTGACATAATTCAAACTATGAGGATTCCAGACTCAGCCGATGACATACTTGTCTGGAAGCTAACCAAAAATGAATCTTTCTCTCTGAAATCTACTTACAACAAATTATATAAAATAAGTCAAGGTAACCTTCAAGTCTCTGGATTTCTGGAGCATCCAAACATGGCCAAGGATAAAGCACTTCTTCTGGAAGTGTCTCACTGACATCCTGCCAAAAAAAGTGAGACTGTCAAGGAATTGTCATAGCATTAATCTACAGTTTCCACTGTGTAATCAACACACTGAATCTATCATGCATGTGCTGTTCCAATGCCCTTTTTCAAGAGCTGTATGGTCTCTCATTCTCTCATTCCTGGATGTTCTTTGGCTTTAAAAGGTGGCTATAATACTATGGCTGAAATGTTCGAAAGTTGGTTACAATATAAGCAACAACAGAACTCCAGGGAGAGTTGGTTTCAGCTAATGCTGGTGACTACTTGGTCTCTTTGAAATACAAGGTGTGAAGTAAATTTCCAGAACGTCAAGATTCAACGACAATCTGTGGTAAAGAAGGTCTTAAGTTTTGCAGCTTATCTTTGACAAGTTGTATGGTAGTTCACTTAATCAACACGACTCTACTCTTCCAATACCGCCCATTGAAAGACATTGGCAGCCCCCAGAATCCCCTTTCTTTAAATTGAAGTGTGATGCTTCATATAATATAAATAGTGGTACTACAGGCATTGCTCTAATACTCCGTGATTGTGCAGGCACATGGAGGGGGCGCAGCAAAATGCTATGCAAGAATAATTAGTTCAGAGCAGGAGGAATGTTTGGCTTTCTACGAAGCGGTTAGCCGGTGCAAGGAACTGAAGCTTACACATATTATCCTGGAGACAGATCTCAAAAGTATTGAAAGTTTCGTCAACAAAGTTGCAGCAACAGTTGCTTGGGAAAATGAAACACTCCTCCTTGATGCAATGAGTAAACTTAGTTATTTTGTTAAATGGGAATGTAGTTTTATGCGTAGTGGCCTAAGGTTGAACTCCAAAAGGTGCTTATTCGTATCGCCTAGTCGCCTAAGGTTGACCTCCAAAAGGTGCTTATTCATATTCCCTAGTCGCCTATGGTTGAACGGGTCTCCAGAAGAAATTTATTCATTTTGTGTAGTCTCCCAAAGCTGAATCATTTTGTGTACCCGAAAGGATGGTTCAGGAGTTAAGAGGCTAATCCAGCACCCATACAAAAACACCAGTATTTTTACATACTATACAAACAAAAAAGAtgcgaaaaaacaaaacaaaacgaaaaaaaaaaaaaaaaaagaagcaaagcCTTGGTTGCGCAACACCACAGTGGAAGCCCAACTTCCCTTCTGAAACCGGCTAAACCCACGTGCCCTTCATGAGTGGCTTGGTCGAAGCAGTCTCACCAAAAGTCTTCACCAAATCCGAGCACGAAACATCATGACTACCTCCTGCTTCACCTATTTCCGTCTTCAACTCCAACCCCAGTTCTTCCTCAATATCGTCTGACGCCGATATCAATAAAAACTCGCATCCCTCGTAGTTGAGAAAATCCGGCGGATCTGCGGCAGAATACCGTAGTTTCCCGAACTGTCCTTGCAGATGCGCAGGGAATGCTGCTCTTCTCTTGGTTTGAAGCCCACcgaatccaccaccaccactaccctgCGGATTATGTTGATCCGGGTTCTTGATTTGAATAAGAAAAGAACCTTCACGCTCTATGTTAAGAGATTCTTGAGGTTCATTTTGCTCGTCTTCTGGTGGGAATTCAAGTTTGTAGATGAGATGGGTGTGAGTTTTCTTGCCTCCTCGTTTATGCCGTAAGATACGATAAACACCTTCGGCTAGTGCCCGTGCCGGAGAAGTATGCCGATGTCCCCGTGTAGCAGTGTCATATTCCTCTGAAACATGAAAAATGAGATAAGTGATGGCGCACATGAACATGCAAATGCACATGAACTAACTATGGGCGTACGTACGTACCTCCTTTTAGCGCAGTCTTTACGTCGTCTATTTTGGTGGTGACCATCTCCACAAATCCCCAATATGGTCTACTTCTCTTGCTAGGATCTGGCAGACTTTTTTTCCCCATCACTATGAACCTCAGCAGCACATCTTTCTCAATATTTACTTCCTTCACATTCAGACCCAGTAAATCATCACTAaataaaccaaataaataaatcttGTATAAATGTAAAATTTAATTACCTCTTCACCATGACCACCTTCACTACCCTTGATGTCACCACCTTTCTTACCGGAATCTGACGATGATGATGTCCCTTTTCCACCACCGGATTTGCTAGCACCTTCTTTACCGGAATCTGAAGACTGTTTCTCTTCGACAGTCTTTTCACCGGATTCCGGCCTAAGCACTATGTACAAACGTTGAACATCATCGGGACTATGTGCTTCATCTTTGTTCACTTTTGGTCTGTAAAAGAAGAATATTTCCCCTCTTTCCTACAAGATTAATTTACTCATGCATGAGTTCAACTTCAAACAAACTACAATTATATTAGATGGTAGTTTCATTCAGAAGATCAATCTGAAATATATACCTGAATTTCAACTTGGGGTTCATCTTTGGTCTTCACTTCTTTTCCCTGTCCCATTTGCTCTCAAGTTTTCTCTTCCAAACTAAGGTCTTACGGTTACCAAAATACTTCGGTATTTATTTTCAAACAGAACGCTACACCAGTTGGCAATAAAAAGTTTAGACGTGCGATGTGGCAAACTCAAATCCTGTACGTGTCAAGAATAGATCTACCACGTCGCGGTTAAAGTCCAGATGGTCAAATTACCAGAGCCCACGTACAAACCGAATTCACTCCACGAAGCAAATCTGGAGTCCAAATCTGTTTGGTCTTGATTGCTGTTTCATTAAGAGTCTGCTGTTTGGTCGGGACTTTACGTTATCAAGATGCTCTCAACGCTGACAAGAATATCTTGGGATGACATAAATTCAAGTtggagaatatatatatatatataagcaaaACCGACGGTTGgagaatatatataaatataactattcattttatttgattttaaatCTGAGAAGCAAAAAACCGACAGTAGAATATTGAGAGTGGactgatattgaattgatcttcCTTTACAGTATATCTGTAGCTGCAGCTATATATACAAAGGTCTGCTAAGAGAATCAATCTTCAGAACTACATTGCAAGCACTAGTGAACTAGATAGTGTATACATGCATGGTTCACCGCCACCTGCTGACAGTTCAAATGTTGCTGGACACGTACGACATTCGCTTGGAGGGTTTGGTGGGGATGGGGATAATGGGGGCGAAAGGGATGGTGATGGCGGGGGTGGCGAAGGTGGTGGAGGTAGGgatggtggtggaggtgatggggTCGGAGGCGGTGGAGGGGATGGAGGGGGAGGCGACGAGGGTGGTGACGGGGGTGGAGGTGATGGAAGtgcaggggggggggggggagatgGTGGTGGGGGTGGAGGAGACATATTTTTGCAGCAACATTCACACTCCACGGTAGGAGAACCTTTGGCTTTAAATTTTCCGCAGTTTTGATTAGTAATTGAGCTGCCCAATCCTTTGCATTTACTCTCGCACCAATTAGTACAACAGTCGCAAATAGTTGTTGGACCGCATAAGATGGCTTGGTAGATGTCACCACGTCCACATATCTCTCGTCCACCCATAGACGAAGTCATGAGGATTGGAGTTAATTCCCATTTTgcaaacggaaaatgggtcatttgtccaaatatttttaaaacatggttcaattgGACGAGTAAAGATTAGTATGGATGATATGGACACCAAGAAAAtcgcaaggatgaaactggattcatcctgacttaaacttaaaaaatagtaaggatgaaactggaagcatcctgatgtaaattaaaaataagaaaaaatatttgaaaataagtATGATgcaactgtttacatcctggctatttttacatttttgtccatttaaatagtatcgaaatctaaatgtctttttcacccagaaattgttgattttgatttttgtaaCCAATTTTGCGTTTTACAAATGCCATCTCTACAAAACATTTCAGTAAATCATACTGCATAAATCTTAATTGGCAACAACCAGTAATTAGTTATGTTGGACTTACGTACGTACCTGACATGCTAACAATTGCAAAGAGGAAGAGAACCAAAAATGAAACCTTAGTTGCCATCATTGAGATGAATATTTAGTATATGTTTGTCTGGTTTTATGTGATGCAATATAGATCTACTTATAGCAATGCTATAAGTCCACAACTAACTCGGTTTCCTtgcattcaaaaccaaaaagaaatttagctttttttttataaacatgGTACCTAACTTtttattttacatttttttatacAAATATATACCAACTCATTTTTTTAATATTTCCTTGGCGGAAATACTCAGTTTACCTTGCGTGATTCACCGACGCCTTTTTGTAGATCCTACACCAACATGTAATATGTCCgtatagaggtgtaaaacgtgccggtcCGGCACAGTCCGACACACGAAGTCGcgtgcttcacgtgccatgtgccgtgctgtgctgtgccaatgatttaaacgtgttgtgctgtgctgtgctttactagtcaaaaacTAGGCACAACACATCCCACGGGCACAACACACGCATAAATGTgtcgtgttgtgccgtgctggcacacgtgctataaacaatttgaaatcacttaatgtatacattaagtcggacattatcacAAGAATTTAATTAgacaacatatcatttgaaattatttcaagtaaagTTAACAactttattcaataaaaagaaatagcccatcaaatataaaattggattattgtcatgtaaattaatgttctagtTAAAAATAGGTgacgacattataacaacgatattgaaatatGTTTTTCAAATATtaaggtattatatgtgttgttataaataAGTCAGCATAAAATGTAAAAAACTAGCTAGAAtagtgactcttttgtgaaatatacaaaaaatgtGATATATTATGCCTTGTTCTATGGTGTATTTGTACatgttatgacgtgctttcttaacgtgttgggctgggctgggccacgtgcttatccgtgcCGCGTGTTGTGCTACTGTGCCAATTAGTCAAACCCAGCACGTCTCATTTAACTAACGTGCTGTGCCGTGCTGGGCTAAGTCACGTACTGGGCTGGGTTGTGCTCAAGTTTTAGCGTGCTGTGCTAgctgtgctcgtgctggcacagcccaatttacacctctatgtCCGTGTATACactatttttccttcttctttgaagCATCAAGCATGGGGTAGGAAATCTGGGCCATTGCGTATAACCCAACTTTTTGGGGCCCAAATCTTCATCTTTCCCTTTCTTAATgaacgtttttttttttcataaaattggttggaaagaccaaaatcaataatttctaggTGAAAGGGAcatttaaattttgatactgtttaaatggaaaaaaatgtaaaaatagccaggatgtaaacagtttcatcctatccatttttaaatattttttcttatttttaatttatatcaggatgcatccagtttcatccttgttattttttaagtttaagtcaggatgaatccagtttcatccttgctatttttttggtgtccattttacccacactaatttttactcgtccatttgaaccatattttaattttttttggacaaatgacccattttccgcttTTTTTTTTGGCACTACTCCTTTTTGGATGGGGACCATGATTGTTTTTCGTAAGCCATTTGGAAGTAAATTGAAATAtcttttatccaaatatttatttTACACGGGGTTAGACCTCGGGAGAGTTGAGTATAGTTCAGTTTTTACCCGTTAGTCATGGGGGAGTTTGAAGGAGattctcaaaatccccgttagtgttgggagagtttagaagagtcccccAAACTCCTAGAAAACCCCATTAGTcttgggggagtttgaaagaaattgAATTCCTTGTTAGAGGTAAAAACTAGAATGTTAGGGAGTTGGTTTGTTTtggggagttctggggagtttaaagtgtatttttgcctcactgcaaatctctcaaaagagtagagattttgggagagtctctcaaactccctacactcaaaacaccaaactctctcaaactccctatactctcttacGTACattccctcaaaatccccaagattaaaaatacattaaactcaCCCCAACTCATCCGTGGACTAACCCCCGTTAATGTCAAAATTATCATTTCTAattaagttagtgtaatgattagtgatatGGTTAAGTTAAGCTAATTAATGATTAGTAAGGTCAAATtaataagttgatttttttttccagctATCTGATTCACTCGAACTAGGTCATAattctaatttataattcactcaatcaatgcttttgaagagttttaaattgtttgcataattttctgaattacttgtgattcaatttgataggttatactttgtttagtcaattgataatctatgtttagggaatacaattaatattttttgaattaataaataaaaggacttcagagataattagggttttgaaatatttatcatcatTCATTCATATGTGATAATGGAATCTAGTGTATTGGTAATTTTTAATCTTCAAATCAATTTCGAATTTAGTATgttctttatttttagttttaggaATTTAATTTAGAAATCAAATCTTGACAAGTCTTAAACGGATCTTTCTATCACTATTTACAATCTTATCATTGTCGTTAACCATAAGTTTAATGACCTTAAATTATTCATGCTTAAGAATGCTAGATAGACAACCAAGTTATACTAGACTACATAGAAAAATACAAAATGCTCATATACATCATTTACAGAACCTGAAGCTTATGTCAGCCGAAAAGGGTGTAAATCATGTGTTGTTCgttccttgaatcagtgtgagattgattagggttcaattaaaGTCCATTCTTAATTtcattggtaataggctagtgtctgtagcggcttaatacagtgtggtgttcaaaactgggctgggtcccggggtttttctgcattttcagcttcctcgttaacaaaacttctggtgtctgtgttatttcttttccgcattatgttttgttatataatagaaatatcataggttgtgcgttaagatcaatcaattagataatccaacctttggttgttgatataaattgattgacacttgaacattggtcattggtaccgttcaagttatttctcttattcaatcgggctcgcaaattcttattttttgattgcggattgaattgagaaacagagatatcgctacctgatatacttttctgtagattgagtctaactgtctagttgattctcttgaaagtatattggagtttgtcctactcagatttccgaacgaaatattgggtgtggttgttagacccggtTTTtcatagttgattctcttaaaagtatattggagtttgtccatacagattgctaagcgaaattatgggtgtggttgttagacccccactttttcagttaccttggtaacaaagcattcaatattcactgttagatgaaaaccttattatactcaagctaatatctttcaaccattatatcgaacttatcttgttacatacaaatgaaaagtgacttcatttagatatgagtaaccgcacctaaacgtgtacacctttgttggctcagcaatagttaaccgaagttagccatatgaacactttcatatcaaccttattcatcttaaccataactagttcaaatgactcaaatgaaactagttctagagttgtttaattttttatattctcatagaagtatccaagacacaattgaagtaaaatcgattttgattcactcgaatcaagccatgaacattatatccacgatttgcaaaagattgcattccttattatataaatatattagttcatgaacaaatagatTTTAAAACTTAGCCTACTCAAGTATgtatatgggtacgcatacctccaaactcagcagaaattctcggaacctgaacctcatgccagtacgcataccagtatgcgtacttagttcccggacttctaccaataagtacgcgtacgggtatgcataccatggttcccggacttggattacacatatgcaagtacgcatactgcgcTTATATCcaaatgttctaaactctcatttcaaccattgaaacattatcggaagacgacaatagctgtctcacacaaactattatcttcaaagcaatttttaagtgatcgaatcaatatgaaacattccgagtccacatcaaatgattgtctcacacaaatcatgtaagacgttaccaggcgattttcacatgatcaacttttgactttcgtcaagaatataaaatgaacttggttaaagcaaaatcttaccatcacttatttcgagaaatatgtaagcgagttaaactcagctcgaaatatcaaatgtgcat comes from Papaver somniferum cultivar HN1 chromosome 7, ASM357369v1, whole genome shotgun sequence and encodes:
- the LOC113293575 gene encoding uncharacterized protein LOC113293575, whose translation is MGQGKEVKTKDEPQVEIQERGEIFFFYRPKVNKDEAHSPDDVQRLYIVLRPESGEKTVEEKQSSDSGKEGASKSGGGKGTSSSSDSGKKGGDIKGSEGGHGEEEVNIEKDVLLRFIVMGKKSLPDPSKRSRPYWGFVEMVTTKIDDVKTALKGEEYDTATRGHRHTSPARALAEGVYRILRHKRGGKKTHTHLIYKLEFPPEDEQNEPQESLNIEREGSFLIQIKNPDQHNPQGSGGGGFGGLQTKRRAAFPAHLQGQFGKLRYSAADPPDFLNYEGCEFLLISASDDIEEELGLELKTEIGEAGGSHDVSCSDLVKTFGETASTKPLMKGTWV
- the LOC113296271 gene encoding glycine-rich protein DOT1-like: MHGSPPPADSSNVAGHVRHSLGGFGGDGDNGGERDGDGGGGEGGGGRDGGGGDGVGGGGGDGGGGDEGGDGGGGDGSAGGGGGDGGGGGGDIFLQQHSHSTVGEPLALNFPQF